In one window of Motacilla alba alba isolate MOTALB_02 unplaced genomic scaffold, Motacilla_alba_V1.0_pri HiC_scaffold_28, whole genome shotgun sequence DNA:
- the LOC119696338 gene encoding olfactory receptor 14I1-like, translating to MITFLTDPHGQPQQMSNSSSISHFLLLALADTRQLQLLHFCLLLGISLAALLGNGLIISAVACGHHLHTPMFFFLLNLALTELGSICTTVPKAMHNSLWDTRTISYTGCASQVFFFVFCAATEYFLLTIMCYDRYVSICKPLHYGTLLGSRACARMAAAAWASAFLYSLLHTANTFSLPLGHGNALGQFFCEIPQILKLSCSKSFHRELGLTAGSVCLVFGCFVFIVFSYVQIFRVVLRIPSEQARHKAFSTCLPHLAVLSLFLTTGMFAYLKPPSMSSPSLDLALSVLYSVVPPALSPLIYSLRNQELKAAVWRLMTGCFQEH from the coding sequence ATGATTACTTTTCTTACAGATCCCCATGGCCAACCCcagcaaatgtccaacagcagctccatcagccacttcctcctgctggcattggcagacacgcggcagctgcagctgctgcacttctgcctcttgctgggcatctccctggctgccctcctgggcaacggcctcatcatcagcgccgtagcctgcggccaccacctgcacacgcccatgttcttcttcctgctcaacctggccctcactgagctgggctccatctgcaccactgtccccaaagccatgcacaattccctctgggacaccaggaccatctcctacacaggatgtgcctcccaagtatttttttttgttttctgcgCTGCAACAGAATATTTCCTGCTGACCAtcatgtgctacgaccgctacgtgtccatctgcaaacccctgcactacgggaccctcctgggcagcagagcttgtgcccgcatggcagcagctgcctgggccagtgccttTCTCTATTCACTGCTGCACAcggccaatacattttcccttcccctgggccatggcaatgccctgggacagttcttctgtgaaattccccagatcctcaagctctcctgctccaaatcctTTCACAGGGAACTTGGGCTAACTGCAGGTAGTGTTTGTTTGGTATTTGGTTGTTTTGTattcattgttttctcctatgtgcagatcttcagggtcgtgctgaggatcccctctgagcaggcacggcacaaagccttttccacctgcctccctcacctggctgtgctctccctgtTCCTCACCACTGGCATGTTTGCCTACCTGAAGCCCCCCTCCATgtcatccccatccctggatctggccctgtcagttctgtactcagtggtgcctccagccctgagccccctcatctacagcctgaggaaccaggagctcaaggctgcagtgtggagactgatgactggatgctttcaggaACATTGA